The following are encoded in a window of Panicum virgatum strain AP13 chromosome 5N, P.virgatum_v5, whole genome shotgun sequence genomic DNA:
- the LOC120672094 gene encoding homeobox-leucine zipper protein HOX3-like, whose amino-acid sequence MGSTSPSGLELTMAVPGLSSSSGSEGGFGCNAGSGSGNAMRDLDMNQPASGGEEEEFPMGSVEEDEEERGAGAGGPHRPKKLRLSKEQSRLLEESFRLNHTLTPKQKEALAVKLKLRPRQVEVWFQNRRARTKLKQTELECEYLKRCFGSLTEENRRLQREVEELRAMRMAPPTVLSPHTRQPLPASALTMCPRCERITAATTTTGAPAARTPRPAAAAASPFHRGVLIRR is encoded by the exons ATGGGGTCCACCTCTCCCTCAGGCCTGGAGCTCACCATGGCTGTCCCCGGCCTCAGCTCCTCCTCTGGCTCAG AGGGCGGGTTCGGATGCAAcgccgggagcgggagcgggaacGCCATGAGGGACCTGGACATGAAccagccggcgagcggcggcgaggaggaggagttcCCGATGGGCAGcgtggaggaggacgaggaggagcggggcgccggcgccggcgggccgcACCGCCCCAAGAAGCTCCGGCTCTCCAAGGAGCAGTCCCGCCTCCTGGAGGAGAGCTTCCGCCTCAACCACAccctcacgccg AAGCAAAAGGAGGCCTTGGCTGTCAAGCTCAAGCTGCGGCCCAGGCAGGTGGAGGTCTGGTTCCAGAACCGCAGGGCTAG GACGAAGCTGAAGCAGACGGAGCTGGAGTGCGAGTACCTGAAGCGGTGCTTCGGCTCGCTGACGGAGGAGAACCGGCGGCTGCAgcgggaggtggaggagctgcGCGCCATGCGGATGGCCCCGCCCACCGTGCTCTCCCCGCACACCCGGCAGCCGCTCCCGGCGTCCGCGCTCACCATGTGCCCGCGCTGCGAGCGCATCACGGCGgccacgacgacgacgggcgcccccgccgcgcgcaccccccgcccggcggcagcggcggcgagccccTTCCACCGCGGCGTTTTGATCAGGCGCTAG